In Asanoa sp. WMMD1127, one genomic interval encodes:
- a CDS encoding D-alanine--D-alanine ligase family protein gives MTKPRKIRVAVVFGGRSTEHAISAVSAGSILRVLDPDQYEVIPVGITREGQWVLTDGDPSALAIEGARLPEVTAGTGTAVVLPGDPTSRGLMVVEPSAGLSALGDVDVVFPALHGAYGEDGTIQGLLEMADIPYVGANVFASAAAMDKEFTKKLAAAEGIPVGPYVVLRNGVSLSEADKSRLGLPVFVKPSRAGSSYGITKVSDWADLDAAVATARQIDPKVLVEAAIVGREVECGVLEAEAGGGAEASLLAEIRVTGEGHEFYDFEAKYLGDECEYDIPARLPESVTQAVRDYAVRTFNAIDCAGLARVDFFVTDDDEILLNEINTMPGFTATSMFPRMWAASGLEYPKLVDRLIRTALRRGSGLH, from the coding sequence GTGACAAAGCCAAGGAAGATCCGCGTCGCGGTCGTGTTCGGCGGCCGCAGCACCGAGCACGCCATTTCGGCGGTCAGCGCGGGGAGCATCCTGCGGGTGCTGGACCCCGACCAGTACGAGGTGATCCCCGTCGGGATCACCCGCGAAGGTCAGTGGGTGCTCACCGACGGTGACCCCAGCGCGCTCGCGATCGAAGGCGCGCGGCTTCCGGAGGTCACCGCGGGCACGGGCACCGCCGTCGTGCTGCCCGGCGACCCCACTTCGCGCGGGCTGATGGTGGTCGAGCCGTCCGCGGGCCTTAGCGCGCTCGGCGACGTCGACGTGGTCTTCCCGGCGCTGCACGGCGCCTACGGCGAGGACGGCACGATCCAGGGCCTGCTGGAGATGGCCGACATCCCCTATGTGGGTGCCAACGTCTTCGCCAGCGCGGCCGCGATGGACAAGGAGTTCACCAAGAAGCTGGCGGCGGCCGAGGGCATCCCGGTCGGGCCCTACGTGGTGCTGCGCAACGGGGTGTCGCTCAGCGAGGCCGACAAGTCGCGGCTCGGGTTGCCCGTTTTCGTGAAGCCGTCGCGCGCGGGCTCGTCGTACGGCATCACCAAGGTCTCCGACTGGGCCGACCTCGACGCGGCCGTCGCCACCGCCCGCCAGATCGACCCGAAGGTGTTGGTCGAGGCGGCGATCGTGGGCCGCGAGGTCGAGTGCGGCGTGCTCGAGGCCGAGGCCGGCGGCGGCGCCGAGGCGTCCCTGCTGGCCGAGATCCGAGTGACCGGCGAGGGCCACGAGTTCTACGACTTCGAGGCGAAATACCTCGGGGACGAGTGTGAGTACGACATCCCGGCGCGGCTGCCCGAGTCGGTGACGCAGGCGGTGCGCGACTACGCGGTGCGCACCTTCAACGCGATCGACTGCGCCGGCCTGGCCCGGGTCGACTTCTTCGTCACCGACGACGACGAGATCCTGCTCAACGAGATCAACACGATGCCGGGCTTCACCGCTACATCGATGTTCCCGCGCATGTGGGCCGCGAGCGGGCTGGAATACCCGAAGCTGGTCGACCGCCTGATCCGCACGGCGCTGCGCCGGGGCAGCGGCCTGCACTGA
- a CDS encoding HIT family protein: MDECLICAKHRGTGPLHSAHEIWRDDLVVVSHLPPRDAPVLLGHLFVEPLRHAPHIDDLTDVEAAAVGSTVRRAAIGLRAEVDPEHVFSAIIGTAVPHFHQHVYPRYRGTPESIAWHDSAGWAEAPRGGDTEVAALAERLRPYFTGV; encoded by the coding sequence ATGGACGAGTGCCTGATCTGTGCCAAGCATCGCGGAACCGGGCCCTTGCACAGTGCTCACGAGATCTGGCGGGACGATCTCGTGGTGGTCAGCCACCTGCCGCCACGCGACGCGCCCGTGTTGCTCGGGCATCTGTTCGTCGAGCCCTTGCGGCACGCGCCGCACATCGACGATCTGACCGATGTGGAGGCTGCCGCCGTCGGCAGCACGGTGCGCCGGGCCGCGATCGGCCTGCGGGCCGAGGTCGACCCCGAGCACGTCTTCTCCGCGATCATCGGCACCGCGGTGCCGCATTTCCACCAGCACGTCTACCCGCGCTACCGCGGCACGCCCGAGAGCATCGCGTGGCACGACAGCGCTGGTTGGGCGGAGGCGCCACGCGGCGGCGACACCGAGGTGGCCGCGCTGGCCGAGCGCCTCCGGCCCTACTTCACCGGCGTCTAG
- the recG gene encoding ATP-dependent DNA helicase RecG: MTTLDEPLKKVLGDKTAKALDKHLDLRTVGDLVYHFPRRYDERGEHTDIRTLSVGEDVTVLGQVRRATTRPMRQRSGKLLEVLVEDGTGGVLTLTFFNQAWRERDLRPGRWGLFAGKVTEFRGKRQLNGPDYVLLGDEGEASEEIEEFAGALIPVYPAAGAVPTWTIARCVRVVLDTLAPVDDPLPAAVRATRNLLPLDAALREIHRPGSREDLAKARRRLKWDEAFAVQLTLVQRKLRATALPARPRPPAADGLLSIFDTRLPYELTEGQRHVGVEIAADLATAHPMHRLLQGEVGSGKTVCALRAMLQVVDAGGQAALLAPTEVLAAQHYRGISELLGPLGRAGELDGDPAGTRVALVTGSLGAAARRAAAAEVASGGAGIVIGTHALLYEGVEFNDLGLVVVDEQHRFGVEQRDALRAKADQPPHTLVMTATPIPRTVAMTVYGDLEVSTLSQLPGGRSPIASHVVPAAEKPAYLERAWRRLREEVAAGHQAYVVCPRIGDGNAADTDEPPPDDDGTARRPPLAVTEVAPLLAEGPLHGLRIGVLHGRLPADEKDTVMRTFAAGDLDVLVATTVVEVGVDVPNATVMIVLDADRFGVSQLHQLRGRVGRGSAAGLCLLVSEAAEGSTARERLDAVASTTDGFKLAELDLEQRREGDVLGATQSGRRSHLRLLSLLKDEKLIGEARQEAIDLVAEDPDLTGFPLLAQSIGQLVDEERAEYLEKG; encoded by the coding sequence ATGACCACACTGGACGAACCACTCAAGAAGGTGCTCGGCGACAAGACCGCCAAGGCCCTCGACAAGCACCTCGACCTGCGTACGGTCGGCGATCTGGTCTATCACTTCCCCCGCCGCTACGACGAGCGGGGCGAGCACACCGACATCCGCACGCTGTCGGTCGGCGAAGACGTCACCGTGCTCGGCCAGGTGCGCCGGGCCACCACCCGGCCGATGCGGCAGCGCAGCGGCAAGCTGCTCGAGGTGCTGGTCGAGGACGGCACGGGCGGCGTACTCACGCTGACGTTCTTCAACCAGGCCTGGCGCGAACGCGACCTGCGGCCGGGCCGGTGGGGGCTGTTCGCGGGCAAGGTGACCGAGTTCCGCGGCAAGCGGCAGCTCAACGGCCCCGACTACGTGCTGCTCGGCGACGAGGGCGAGGCGTCCGAGGAGATCGAGGAGTTCGCCGGCGCGCTGATCCCGGTCTACCCGGCGGCGGGCGCGGTGCCGACCTGGACGATCGCCCGCTGCGTACGCGTCGTCCTCGACACCCTCGCCCCCGTCGACGACCCGCTGCCGGCGGCGGTCCGGGCGACCCGCAACCTGCTCCCGCTCGACGCCGCCCTGCGCGAGATCCACCGCCCCGGTTCCCGTGAAGACCTGGCGAAGGCCCGCCGGCGCCTCAAATGGGACGAGGCGTTCGCGGTGCAGCTGACGCTGGTGCAGCGCAAGCTGCGCGCCACCGCGCTGCCGGCCCGGCCCCGCCCGCCGGCCGCCGACGGGCTGCTGTCCATCTTCGACACCCGCCTGCCCTACGAGCTGACCGAGGGCCAGCGCCACGTCGGCGTCGAGATCGCCGCCGACCTCGCGACCGCCCACCCGATGCACCGCCTGCTCCAGGGCGAGGTCGGCTCCGGCAAGACGGTGTGCGCGCTGCGGGCCATGCTCCAGGTGGTCGACGCGGGGGGCCAAGCCGCGCTGCTGGCGCCGACCGAGGTGCTCGCCGCGCAGCACTACCGGGGCATCTCCGAGCTGCTGGGCCCGCTCGGCCGGGCCGGCGAGCTCGACGGCGACCCGGCCGGCACGCGCGTCGCCCTGGTCACCGGCTCGCTCGGCGCGGCCGCCCGGCGCGCGGCCGCGGCCGAGGTGGCCTCCGGCGGCGCGGGCATCGTGATCGGCACCCACGCGCTGCTCTACGAGGGCGTCGAGTTCAACGACCTCGGCCTGGTGGTCGTCGACGAACAGCACCGCTTCGGCGTCGAGCAGCGCGACGCCCTGCGGGCCAAGGCCGACCAACCGCCCCACACACTGGTGATGACCGCGACGCCGATCCCTCGCACGGTCGCCATGACCGTCTACGGCGACCTCGAGGTGTCGACGCTGTCGCAACTGCCCGGGGGCCGCTCGCCGATCGCCTCCCACGTGGTGCCCGCCGCCGAGAAACCGGCCTACCTCGAACGCGCCTGGCGCCGCCTGCGCGAGGAGGTCGCGGCGGGCCACCAGGCCTATGTGGTCTGTCCCCGCATCGGCGACGGCAACGCGGCCGACACCGACGAGCCGCCCCCCGACGACGACGGCACGGCCCGCCGCCCCCCGCTGGCCGTCACCGAGGTGGCGCCCCTGCTGGCCGAGGGCCCGCTGCACGGCCTGCGCATCGGCGTGCTGCACGGCCGCCTGCCGGCCGACGAGAAGGACACGGTCATGCGCACGTTCGCGGCCGGCGACCTCGACGTGCTGGTGGCCACGACGGTCGTCGAGGTCGGCGTCGACGTACCCAACGCCACGGTCATGATCGTGCTGGACGCGGACCGCTTCGGCGTCTCCCAACTGCACCAGCTACGCGGCCGCGTGGGCCGCGGCTCGGCCGCCGGCCTGTGCCTCCTGGTCAGCGAGGCGGCGGAAGGCTCCACGGCCCGCGAACGCCTCGACGCCGTAGCCTCCACGACCGACGGCTTCAAACTCGCGGAGCTCGACCTGGAACAACGCCGCGAGGGCGACGTACTCGGCGCCACCCAATCGGGCCGCCGCTCCCACCTGCGCCTGCTGTCGCTGCTGAAGGACGAGAAACTGATCGGCGAAGCCCGCCAGGAGGCTATCGACCTGGTCGCCGAGGATCCGGACCTGACCGGGTTTCCGCTGCTGGCCCAGTCGATCGGCCAGCTGGTCGACGAAGAGCGCGCCGAATATCTCGAGAAGGGCTGA
- a CDS encoding DAK2 domain-containing protein: MLESLDAPALRRWCAGALAALRRHQGEIDELNVYPVPDGDTGTNLVLTLTSANEALTFDTTAADGDATPVLRLMARGALLGARGNSGVIISQILRGLADATSALPSVDGPGLARGLRAGAEAAYGAVANPVEGTVLTVAAAAATAAEEACDRASARADQSRPPSSAAGPAAPSGTGAAGGSASLGEVAKAAAGAAAEALARTPEQLPALARAGVVDAGGRGLCVLLDALVEVVTGDLPAEPRPTPFRQRATRPLVAARESGSTDFDYEVQFLLDAAEPAVEKLRARLAELGDSLVVVGTGEGDDSTWNVHVHVNDVGAALEAGVEAGRPHRIAVTRFDDQLAADGPDRAVVVVAAGEGIADLFAAEGAAVVAANPSTGELLAAVTATGAAHVVVLPNDPNTQIVATAAAREATAAVRVVPTRSPVQALAALAVRDPARAFDDDVIAMAEAAGACRYAEVCYASRDALTVAGPCRRGDVLALVEGEVHLIGADLTATCRDLLDRLLGGGGELVTLLTGEDAPPGLTDALRAHVAARWPFVEVHTYAGGHPHYPLLVGVE, from the coding sequence GTGTTGGAGAGCCTCGACGCCCCGGCGCTGCGCCGCTGGTGCGCGGGCGCCTTGGCGGCGCTGCGCCGCCACCAGGGCGAGATCGACGAGCTCAACGTCTACCCGGTGCCCGACGGTGACACCGGCACCAACCTCGTGCTCACGCTGACCTCGGCCAACGAGGCGCTGACCTTCGACACGACCGCCGCCGACGGCGATGCCACCCCGGTGCTGCGGCTGATGGCGCGCGGCGCCCTGCTCGGCGCCCGCGGCAACTCCGGCGTGATCATCTCTCAGATCCTGCGCGGGCTGGCCGATGCCACCTCGGCCCTGCCCTCGGTCGACGGCCCGGGCCTGGCGCGTGGCCTGCGCGCCGGCGCGGAAGCCGCCTACGGCGCGGTCGCCAACCCGGTCGAGGGCACGGTCCTCACGGTCGCCGCGGCCGCCGCCACCGCCGCCGAAGAGGCGTGCGACCGGGCGTCCGCACGCGCCGACCAGAGCCGACCCCCGTCGAGCGCCGCCGGTCCTGCGGCGCCCTCGGGCACTGGCGCCGCCGGCGGCTCGGCGTCGCTGGGTGAGGTGGCGAAGGCCGCCGCCGGGGCGGCGGCGGAGGCGTTGGCGCGCACGCCGGAGCAGTTGCCGGCGCTGGCCCGGGCCGGTGTGGTCGACGCCGGCGGCCGCGGCCTCTGCGTGCTGCTCGATGCCCTGGTCGAGGTGGTCACCGGCGACCTGCCCGCCGAGCCTCGCCCGACCCCGTTCCGGCAGCGCGCCACGCGCCCGCTGGTCGCGGCCCGCGAGAGCGGCTCGACCGACTTCGACTACGAGGTGCAGTTCCTGCTCGACGCGGCCGAGCCCGCGGTCGAGAAGCTGCGCGCCCGGCTGGCCGAGCTCGGCGACTCGCTGGTGGTCGTCGGCACGGGCGAGGGCGACGACTCCACCTGGAACGTCCACGTGCACGTCAACGACGTCGGCGCCGCCCTCGAGGCCGGCGTCGAGGCCGGTCGGCCGCACCGCATCGCCGTCACCCGCTTCGACGACCAGCTCGCCGCCGACGGGCCCGACCGCGCCGTCGTGGTCGTCGCGGCCGGTGAGGGCATCGCCGACCTGTTCGCCGCCGAGGGCGCGGCCGTGGTCGCCGCCAACCCGTCCACCGGCGAGCTGCTCGCGGCGGTCACCGCGACCGGCGCGGCCCACGTGGTGGTGCTCCCCAACGACCCCAACACCCAGATCGTCGCGACCGCGGCGGCCCGGGAGGCGACCGCCGCGGTGCGGGTGGTGCCGACCCGCTCGCCGGTGCAGGCGCTGGCGGCCCTGGCCGTGCGCGACCCGGCCCGCGCGTTCGACGACGACGTCATCGCGATGGCGGAGGCGGCCGGCGCCTGCCGCTACGCGGAGGTCTGCTACGCCAGCCGCGACGCCCTGACCGTCGCCGGCCCGTGCCGCCGCGGCGACGTGCTGGCGCTCGTGGAGGGCGAGGTCCACCTGATCGGCGCCGACCTCACCGCCACCTGCCGCGACCTGCTCGACCGGCTGCTCGGCGGTGGCGGCGAGCTGGTCACGCTGCTCACCGGCGAAGACGCGCCGCCGGGCCTGACCGACGCGCTGCGCGCCCACGTCGCCGCGCGCTGGCCGTTCGTCGAGGTGCACACCTACGCCGGTGGCCACCCGCACTACCCGCTCCTGGTCGGTGTCGAATGA
- a CDS encoding NAD(P)-dependent oxidoreductase, with protein MRVLLAGATGAIGTPLIQRLVAYHHEVIGITRLLTNARRLEAFGAKPLVADVLDREGLLKAVSGLQADAVINECTALTRPPLRFSDMDRTNELRTTGTANLVAAAQAVGAKRFLTQSIIYGYGYGDHGDRPLTEDAPFALPAEGPLEPIMDALRETEALASETAGLEGVALRYGLFYGSDPGTKRMIDAVRKHRFPVIKGGGGELSLIHLDDAAAATVAALEKGPAGSAYNIVDGVPVTWGDFLDEMASLIDAKRPMRVPGPVLKMAAPYGHLSMTTSMRVSNDKARRELGWTPAVVDYKQGLRLIATE; from the coding sequence ATGAGGGTACTGCTGGCCGGCGCCACGGGCGCCATCGGGACGCCGCTGATACAGCGGTTGGTCGCCTACCACCACGAGGTCATCGGCATCACGCGGCTGTTGACGAACGCCCGGCGGCTCGAGGCGTTCGGGGCGAAACCGCTGGTCGCCGACGTGCTGGACCGCGAGGGCCTGCTCAAGGCCGTGTCCGGGCTGCAGGCGGACGCCGTGATCAACGAGTGCACCGCGCTGACCAGGCCCCCGCTGCGGTTCAGCGACATGGACCGGACCAACGAGCTGCGTACCACCGGAACGGCCAATCTGGTCGCGGCCGCCCAGGCCGTCGGCGCGAAGCGCTTCCTGACCCAGTCGATCATCTACGGGTACGGCTACGGCGATCACGGCGACCGGCCGCTGACCGAGGACGCGCCCTTCGCCCTGCCCGCCGAGGGCCCGCTCGAGCCGATCATGGACGCGCTGCGCGAGACCGAGGCGCTGGCGTCCGAGACGGCCGGGCTGGAGGGCGTGGCGCTGCGTTACGGATTGTTCTACGGGAGCGATCCGGGGACAAAACGGATGATCGACGCGGTACGCAAGCATCGCTTCCCGGTGATCAAGGGTGGCGGTGGCGAGCTGAGCCTGATCCACCTCGACGACGCGGCGGCGGCCACGGTGGCGGCGTTGGAGAAGGGGCCGGCGGGGAGCGCGTACAACATCGTCGACGGCGTCCCGGTGACCTGGGGCGACTTCCTCGACGAGATGGCCAGCCTGATCGACGCGAAGCGGCCGATGCGGGTGCCGGGGCCGGTGCTGAAGATGGCCGCGCCGTACGGCCACCTGTCGATGACGACGTCGATGCGGGTCTCCAACGACAAGGCCCGCCGGGAGCTCGGCTGGACGCCGGCGGTGGTCGACTACAAGCAGGGGCTGCGGCTGATCGCGACCGAGTAG
- the rpmB gene encoding 50S ribosomal protein L28 has protein sequence MASVCDVCGKGPGFGHNVSHSHRRTNRRWNPNIQTVRTPAGGGNTRKMQVCTSCIKAGKVTRA, from the coding sequence GTGGCTAGCGTGTGCGACGTCTGTGGCAAGGGGCCGGGCTTCGGCCACAACGTTTCCCACTCGCACCGGCGGACCAACCGCCGCTGGAACCCCAACATCCAGACGGTGCGCACCCCGGCCGGTGGTGGCAACACCCGCAAGATGCAGGTCTGCACCTCGTGCATCAAGGCGGGCAAGGTCACTCGCGCCTGA
- a CDS encoding GNAT family N-acetyltransferase, with translation MEHLEIRQLPFTAPESIALVTDLLVDLGARYNSSGDDTPIDAHEFDPPHGAFLVAFLDGAPVGCAGWRSHGDDDAELKRMYTAPAGRRKGVARAVLRAIEDSARAAGRKRVILETGDKQPEAIAFYVANGYERITDFGYYKDAPGVRSFGRTL, from the coding sequence GTGGAACATCTGGAAATCCGGCAGCTGCCGTTCACCGCGCCCGAGTCGATCGCGCTGGTCACCGACCTGCTGGTGGATCTGGGGGCGCGCTACAACAGCTCGGGCGACGACACCCCGATCGACGCGCACGAGTTCGACCCGCCGCACGGCGCCTTTCTCGTGGCGTTTCTCGACGGCGCGCCGGTCGGCTGCGCGGGTTGGCGCAGCCACGGAGACGACGACGCCGAGCTCAAGCGGATGTACACGGCGCCGGCCGGGCGGCGCAAGGGCGTCGCGCGGGCCGTGCTGCGGGCGATCGAGGACTCCGCCCGGGCGGCCGGCCGCAAGCGGGTGATCCTGGAGACCGGCGACAAGCAGCCCGAGGCGATCGCGTTCTACGTGGCCAACGGCTACGAGCGGATCACCGACTTCGGCTACTACAAGGACGCGCCGGGGGTGCGCTCGTTCGGCCGTACGCTGTGA
- a CDS encoding RNA polymerase sigma factor, whose translation MTTTTTDATVDPADLAGMFTAHGRELLRYCTRRVGEHVAEDVVAETFLIAYEQRARFDPSRGAVLPWLYGIATNLLRRHRRTEVRALRALADTGAGADAADERVDAQRTVRKLAGVLAALPRRQRDVLLLFAVAELDYAEIAAALGIPVGTVRSALHRARAKVRAALAPEGETP comes from the coding sequence ATGACCACGACGACCACCGATGCCACCGTCGACCCGGCGGATCTGGCGGGCATGTTCACGGCCCACGGGCGGGAACTGCTGCGCTACTGCACCCGCCGGGTGGGCGAGCACGTCGCCGAGGACGTCGTCGCCGAGACCTTCCTGATCGCGTACGAGCAGCGCGCGCGCTTCGACCCGAGCCGGGGCGCGGTGTTGCCGTGGCTCTACGGCATCGCCACGAATCTCCTGCGCAGGCACCGGCGCACGGAGGTACGCGCGCTGCGGGCCCTGGCCGACACCGGCGCCGGGGCCGACGCGGCCGACGAGCGCGTCGACGCGCAGCGCACGGTCCGCAAGCTCGCGGGAGTGCTGGCCGCGCTCCCCCGCCGCCAGCGCGACGTGCTGCTGCTGTTCGCGGTGGCCGAGCTCGACTACGCGGAGATCGCGGCGGCGCTCGGCATCCCCGTCGGGACGGTCCGGTCGGCCCTGCACCGGGCCCGCGCCAAGGTGCGCGCGGCCCTCGCCCCTGAAGGAGAGACACCGTGA
- a CDS encoding thiamine-phosphate kinase yields MSVARTGEFGLIARVTARLQPGPGTLLGPGDDAAIVSAPDCRVVASTDALVEGRHFRRDWASAVEIGHRAAAANLADIAAMGATPTALLVALCAPPGLDARWAEDLADGLAAEAATVGAAVVGGDMAGSPTLTIAVTALGDLGGRRPVTRDGARAGDVVALCGRVGYAAAGYTVLSRGFRTPVLLVDAYRRPRVHYSAGPAAARAGATAMLDVSDGLIQDLGHIAKASKVAIDIDRGAFEVPPQMRDAAQALGVDPYHWVLGGGDDHALAATFPRDRTLPEGWWEIGRVIEGTGVTVDGKPPKGPAGWDHFS; encoded by the coding sequence GTGAGTGTGGCCCGCACGGGCGAGTTCGGGCTGATCGCCCGGGTGACCGCCCGGCTGCAGCCCGGACCCGGCACGCTGCTGGGCCCCGGCGACGACGCCGCGATCGTCTCCGCGCCCGACTGTCGCGTGGTGGCGTCCACCGACGCGCTGGTCGAGGGCCGCCACTTCCGCCGCGACTGGGCCAGCGCCGTCGAGATCGGCCACCGGGCGGCCGCGGCCAACCTGGCCGACATCGCCGCCATGGGCGCCACGCCGACCGCGCTGCTGGTCGCGCTCTGCGCGCCGCCGGGGCTCGACGCCCGCTGGGCCGAGGACCTGGCGGACGGGCTGGCGGCCGAGGCCGCGACCGTGGGCGCGGCGGTGGTCGGCGGCGACATGGCCGGCAGCCCGACCCTGACCATCGCGGTCACCGCGCTCGGCGACCTGGGCGGGCGCCGGCCGGTCACCCGCGACGGCGCCCGGGCCGGTGACGTGGTCGCGCTGTGCGGGCGGGTCGGCTACGCGGCCGCCGGCTACACGGTGCTGAGCCGCGGCTTCCGCACCCCGGTGCTGCTCGTCGACGCGTACCGGCGGCCTCGCGTCCACTACTCCGCCGGGCCGGCGGCGGCCCGGGCCGGCGCCACCGCGATGCTCGACGTCTCCGACGGGCTGATCCAGGACCTCGGGCACATCGCCAAGGCCAGCAAGGTGGCGATCGACATCGACCGGGGCGCGTTCGAGGTGCCGCCGCAGATGCGCGACGCGGCCCAGGCGCTCGGCGTCGACCCGTACCACTGGGTGCTCGGCGGCGGCGACGACCACGCGCTGGCCGCGACCTTCCCGCGCGACCGCACCCTGCCGGAGGGCTGGTGGGAGATCGGCCGGGTCATCGAGGGTACGGGTGTGACGGTCGACGGCAAGCCGCCCAAGGGCCCGGCTGGCTGGGACCACTTCTCCTAG
- a CDS encoding Lrp/AsnC ligand binding domain-containing protein has protein sequence MVQAYILIQTEVGKARDVAASISDIPGVVRVDAVTGPYEVIALTEAHTLDELGKMIVSRVQLVPGITRTITCSVVHL, from the coding sequence GTGGTCCAGGCGTACATCCTCATCCAGACCGAGGTCGGAAAGGCGCGTGACGTGGCCGCGTCAATCTCGGATATTCCGGGCGTCGTCCGGGTCGACGCCGTGACCGGACCATACGAGGTGATCGCCTTGACCGAGGCACACACCCTCGACGAGCTCGGGAAAATGATCGTCTCCCGGGTGCAGCTCGTGCCCGGAATCACCCGCACGATCACCTGTTCGGTGGTGCATCTGTAA
- a CDS encoding DUF3515 family protein — protein sequence MDRSTRQAALIATAVAIPLAVIVALVSFWQFSPDEPAAAPPTPGPQATTPVRMAAPALSPRAETLCRALLSQLPTTLRDRPQRPVTEGQEQNAAYGDPAITLACGIPAPTFPPTDLVSLFDRVCWHAADKADATVLTTVDREVPIQVTVPKTYEAAAQWTIVFSKPIIETVPKLATPPSGCAGSA from the coding sequence GTGGACCGTTCGACTCGCCAGGCCGCCCTGATCGCGACCGCGGTCGCCATCCCGCTCGCCGTCATCGTGGCGCTGGTGTCCTTCTGGCAATTCTCACCCGACGAGCCGGCGGCGGCGCCGCCCACCCCCGGACCGCAGGCCACGACGCCGGTGCGGATGGCGGCGCCGGCCCTGTCGCCGCGGGCCGAGACGCTCTGCCGCGCCCTGCTCTCGCAGCTGCCGACCACGCTGCGGGACCGCCCCCAGCGCCCGGTCACGGAGGGCCAGGAGCAGAACGCGGCGTACGGCGACCCGGCGATCACCTTGGCCTGCGGCATCCCGGCCCCCACCTTCCCGCCGACCGACCTGGTGAGCCTCTTCGACCGGGTCTGCTGGCACGCCGCCGACAAAGCGGACGCCACGGTGCTGACCACGGTCGACCGCGAGGTGCCGATCCAGGTGACGGTCCCGAAGACGTACGAGGCCGCGGCCCAGTGGACCATCGTCTTCTCCAAGCCGATCATCGAAACGGTCCCGAAGCTGGCGACCCCGCCCTCAGGCTGCGCCGGCTCAGCCTGA
- a CDS encoding amidohydrolase family protein has product MAIVDVHAHLRLPGDEPMTPAHDEGVEGLLGAVRLPDVCHATAIVIARRDDPATPARNDAVLAAAEATDGFLVPVVSVHPHDDGALAEVDRVAAAGARMVKLHPVTQGFDVADAPVAEVVARAGERGLVVLFDGFNPFDADQPGKLLALAARCGGSRLLLAHLNGTRFADLLTYEIAARYPWWPGNVWHDLSATAPLLAGGPFAAQFRWVVERLGAERVLHGSDWPLTDPAVALDAVRSLGFAPADERRILHDNAAALLGLGCAH; this is encoded by the coding sequence GTGGCGATCGTCGATGTGCACGCCCACCTGCGCCTCCCGGGCGACGAGCCGATGACGCCGGCCCACGACGAGGGCGTCGAGGGACTGCTCGGCGCCGTGCGCCTGCCCGACGTCTGCCACGCGACCGCCATTGTCATCGCCCGCAGGGACGACCCGGCGACGCCGGCGCGCAACGACGCCGTGCTGGCCGCGGCCGAGGCGACCGACGGCTTCCTCGTGCCGGTGGTCTCAGTGCACCCACACGACGACGGGGCGCTCGCCGAGGTCGATCGCGTCGCCGCCGCCGGCGCCCGGATGGTCAAGCTCCACCCGGTCACCCAGGGCTTCGACGTCGCGGACGCGCCGGTCGCCGAGGTGGTCGCCCGGGCGGGGGAGCGGGGGCTCGTGGTGCTCTTCGACGGTTTCAACCCGTTCGACGCCGACCAGCCCGGAAAGCTGCTCGCGTTGGCCGCGCGCTGTGGGGGTAGCCGGCTGCTGCTCGCGCATCTCAACGGGACCCGGTTCGCGGACCTGCTGACCTATGAGATCGCCGCCCGCTATCCGTGGTGGCCGGGCAACGTGTGGCACGACCTGTCGGCGACCGCGCCGCTGTTGGCCGGTGGGCCGTTCGCCGCGCAGTTCCGCTGGGTGGTCGAGCGGCTCGGCGCCGAGCGGGTGCTGCACGGCAGTGACTGGCCGTTGACCGATCCGGCCGTGGCGCTCGACGCGGTGCGGTCGCTCGGGTTCGCCCCGGCCGACGAGCGGCGGATCCTGCACGACAACGCCGCCGCCCTGTTGGGGCTGGGCTGCGCGCACTAA